A part of Cannabis sativa cultivar Pink pepper isolate KNU-18-1 chromosome 6, ASM2916894v1, whole genome shotgun sequence genomic DNA contains:
- the LOC115725640 gene encoding dirigent protein 22-like yields MEEALISKTQLTILSFLLTLTLVFALTKPEDGFVRAMDRKLLGLKKEKFSHFRFFWHDIYSGRNPSAVSIIQPPKNTSKNGFGSISMIDDPLTEGPELSSKLLGKAQGFYALASQNEAAILMSMNFHIIQGKYNGSTLTILGRNNVFNKVREMSVIGGSGLFRFARGYVLASTHKLDDPSKGDVVVEYNVYVLHY; encoded by the coding sequence ATGGAAGAAGCTCTCATCTCCAAAACCCAGCTCACAATTCTCTCCTTCCTCCTAACCCTAACCCTAGTTTTCGCCCTTACAAAACCCGAAGATGGTTTCGTCAGAGCCATGGATAGAAAGCTTCTAGGGCTAAAAAAGGAAAAGTTCAGCCACTTTCGGTTCTTCTGGCACGACATATACAGCGGCCGAAACCCTAGCGCAGTGTCCATAATCCAACCACCGAAAAACACATCGAAAAATGGGTTCGGGTCGATTAGCATGATTGATGATCCACTAACAGAAGGGCCAGAACTAAGCTCAAAATTGCTAGGAAAAGCTCAAGGGTTTTATGCTTTGGCTTCACAAAATGAGGCTGCCATACTTATGTCTATGAATTTTCATATAATTCAAGGAAAATACAATGGGAGCACTCTCACCATTCTTGGGAGAAACAATGTGTTCAATAAGGTTAGAGAAATGTCTGTAATTGGTGGAAGTGGTCTTTTTAGGTTCGCACGTGGGTATGTTCTTGCAAGTACTCACAAATTAGATGATCCTTCTAAGGGTGATGTTGTAGTTGAGTATAATGTTTATGTGCTTCATTACTAG